AACTTCACATCAGGCGCCCCGCCGCCTGATGCAGCCGGTCGGCCGACAGCCGGTGCCCTAGGTGTTCTGTCCACGGAGGTTGGTGACAGCGATCACTGACGTGTGGTCTTGAAATGGGTGAGGGCCTTCTGGCTCGGTGTGGATTGCGACATCTACGCCGGACGACAGAAAGGCCCTCGTGCCCCACCGTAATGCACCCCTGACCGAGACCGGACGCCTGCGCCTGGCCCGCTGCGTGGTCGAGGACGGCTGGACCCTGCGCCGGGCCGCTGAGCGATTCCAAGTCTCGCCAACCACCGCACAGCGATGGGCCGACCGCTACCGCCGGCTCGGCGAGCCTGGCATGGCCGACCACTCCAGCCGCCCCCGCACCAGCCCGCGACGGACCCCGACCCGTACCGAGCGCAGGATCATCAAAGTCCGCGTACTGCGCAGGTGGGGGCCAGCACGGATCGCAGGCCTGCTCCGCCTGGTGCCGTCCACCGTGCACCGGGTGCTGACCCGCTACGGCCTGGCCCGCCTGACCCACCTCGACCGGGCCACTGGGCGCGTCATCCGTCGCTACGAACGTGCCAAGCCCGGCGAACTGGTCCACGTCGACATCAAGAAGCTCGGCAACATCCCCGACGGCGGCGGCCACAAGACCCTCGGACGCCAGGCGGGCCGCAAGACCCGGTCCGGCGCCGGCTACAGCTACCTCCACAACGCCGTCGACGACCACTCCCGCCTGGCCTACAGCGAGATCCACGCAGACGAGAAGAAGGAGACCGCTGTCGGCTTCTGGAGTCGCGCCCAGGCGTACTTCGCCACCTGCGGGATCACCGTCGAACGCGTCCTGACCGACAACGGCTCCTGCTACAAATCCCACCTGTGGCGAGACGCCCTGGCAGCAGCCGGGATCACGCACAAGCGAACCCGCGCCTACCGGCCGCAGACGAACGGCAAGGTCGAACGCTTCAACCGCACCCTGCTCGACGAATGGGCCTACGCCCGCCCCTACCGATCAGAGCAGGAACGACGCGACGCCTTCCCCAGCTGGCTGCACACCTACAATCACCACCGCGGACACACCGCGCTCAAGGGCCAACCACCCGCCAGCCGCGTCCCTAACCTCTCAGGGCAATACACCTAGGCCCTGTCGTCAAATTCCCGCCCGCCGCGCTTCGGGCGGACGACGGGAATTTGACGACAGGGCCTAGCCGCCCCGCGTCGCCGGTGCGCCGGGCCCCTTCGGCCCCGCGCACCGGGCGGCGGTTCAGTCCCGCACCCCCGACCTAGGCCGCAGCACCCCCGCCGCCAGCACCAGCGCCCCCACCGCGATCACCGTCGCCACCCGGAACGCCAGCTGGTACCCCTCCGCCGTGGCCGCGACCGACTCCGCACCCCCGGCCGGCAG
The nucleotide sequence above comes from Streptomyces sp. NL15-2K. Encoded proteins:
- a CDS encoding IS481 family transposase; amino-acid sequence: MPHRNAPLTETGRLRLARCVVEDGWTLRRAAERFQVSPTTAQRWADRYRRLGEPGMADHSSRPRTSPRRTPTRTERRIIKVRVLRRWGPARIAGLLRLVPSTVHRVLTRYGLARLTHLDRATGRVIRRYERAKPGELVHVDIKKLGNIPDGGGHKTLGRQAGRKTRSGAGYSYLHNAVDDHSRLAYSEIHADEKKETAVGFWSRAQAYFATCGITVERVLTDNGSCYKSHLWRDALAAAGITHKRTRAYRPQTNGKVERFNRTLLDEWAYARPYRSEQERRDAFPSWLHTYNHHRGHTALKGQPPASRVPNLSGQYT